Part of the Streptomyces sp. NBC_00457 genome, CAGCTGTACTTCTCCACCTACCAGCACCTGCTCTACGCCCGCCTCGCCACCGCGGACGGCCCCTTCGCGCCGCTCGCCGCGAAGGCCGTCAAGGAGGTCGCCTACCACCGCGACCACGCCGAGCAGTGGACGCTTCGGCTCGGCGACGGCACAGAGGTCAGCCATGAGCGGACGCAGCGCGCGTGCGAGGCGCTGTGGCGGTTCACCGGCGAGATGTTCCGGCCGGTCGAGGGCCTGGATGTGGACGCGGAGGAGTTGCAGGCCGCCTGGCTGAAGTCCGTGTCGAGCATCCTCGACCGCGCCACCCTGATCGTGCCGGAAGGGCCGCGGTCCGGTGCGTGGACCGCCGGGGCGGGCCGTCAGGGCCTGCACACCGAGCCCTTCGGGCGGATGCTGGCCGAGATGCAGCATCTGCACCGCAGCCACCCGGGGGCGTCATGGTGACCCTCACTGCCCTGGAGGCAGAACTCCTCGAGGTCGCCGGTGCGGTGCCCGACCCCGAACTGCCCGTGCTCACCCTCCAGGAGCTGGGCGTCCTGCGCGCGGTGCACGTGCGCGGCACGGACTCGGTGGAGGTCGAGCTGACCCCGACGTACACCGGCTGCCCGGCGATCGAGGCGATGTCCCTGGACATAGAGCGGGCGCTGCACGAGCACGGCATAGGGCAGGTGTCGGTCCGTACGGTGCTCTCGCCCGCCTGGTCGACGGACGACATCTCGGCCGAAGGGCGCCGCAAACTGCGGGAGTTCGGCATCGCACCGCCGCGGGTGCGGGAGGCGTCCGAGCCGGTGCTGATCGAGCTGGGCCCGACCCGCACCACGGATCCCGTTCTCTGCCCGCACTGCGGATCGGCGGACACCGAGCTGCTCAGCCGGTTCTCCTCCACCGCGTGCAAGGCGCTGCGACGGTGTCTGTCCTGCCGCGAACCGTTCGACCACTTCAAGGAGTTGTGATGGCCCGCTTCCACACGCTCCCGGTGGCCGCCGTCGACCGGCTCACCGACGACTCGGTGACCCTCACCCTCACCGTGCCGCCGGAACTGCAGGAGGAGTACCGCCACTCCCCGGGCCAGCATCTCGCGCTGCGCCGCAGGGCCGACGGTACGGAGATACGGCGCACCTACTCGATCTGCTCCCCGGCGCCCGGCCCCGAGGGTCCACGGACCCTGCGGGTGGGGGTGCGGCTGGTGGAGGGCGGGGCCTTCTCGACGTACGCGCTCAAGGAGATCAACGTCGGTGACGAGCTGGAGGTGATGACCCCGGCCGGCCGTTTCACGCTGGAGCCCGCGCCCGGTCTGTATGCCGCGATCGTCGGCGGCAGTGGCATCACCCCGGTCCTGTCGATCGTCTCGACGCTGCTGGCGCGTGAGCCCGCGGCCCGGTTCTGCCTGATCCGCAGCGACCGTACGTCCGCCTCGACGATGTTCCTGGAGGATGTCGCCGACCTGAAGGACCGCTACCCCGAGCGGCTGCAGCTGGTGACGGTGCTCTCCCGGGAGGAACAGCAGGCGGGTCTGCCGTCCGGGCGGCTCGACCAGGACCGGCTCACCGGGCTGCTGCCGGCGCTGCTGCCGGTGGACGACGTGGCGGGCTGGTTCCTGTGCGGGCCGTACGGGCTGGTGCAGGGGGCCGAGCGGGCCTTGCGCGGACTCGGAGTGGCGCGGAGCCGCATCCACGAGGAGATCTTCCACGTGGACCCCTTGACCACCCTCGCGACTCAGGTCCCGGCCCCCGCCCACAGCGCCGTGACGGCACGGCTCGACGGCCGCGGCGGAACCTGGCCCGTCCAGGACGGCGAGTCCCTGCTGGAGACGGTCCTGCGCAACCGGCCCGACGCGCCCTACGCCTGCAAGGGCGGGGTGTGCGGGACATGCCGGGCCTTCCTGGTCTCCGGCGAGGTGCGGATGGACCGCAACTTCGCGCTGGAGCCGGAGGAGACGGAGTCGGGGTATGTGCTGGCGTGCCAGTCGCATCCGGTGACGGAGAAGGTGGAGCTGGACTTCGACCGCTGAGCGCTCCGCCGGCTGTGTCGGGCGCTGCCCGGCCGTTCCTTCGTCAGGGCCGTCACCCTTACCCGGCGCCACCCACCCGTTCCCTTCTCCTAGAACCTGTTCTATCTTGACGCACCGTCAGGTCAGCGGATGCGCCGGAGGGACAGGGACTGTGGACTTCACCTTCACCGAGGAGCAGCAGGCGGCGGCCGAGGCGGCGCGGGGAGTGTTCGGCGGGGTCGCGCCGGATGCCGTGCCCAGCCCGGCGCTCACCCTGGGCGCCGTGGCCGACGACTTCGACCGGGAGCTGTGGGCGAGGCTGGCCGACGCGGACCTGCTGAGCCTGCTCCTCGCCCCGGAGTACGGCGGGGCGGGCCTCGACGCCGTCGCGCTGTGCCTCGTCCTGCGGGAGTCGGCGAAGGTGCTGGCGAGGGTGCCGCTGCTGGAGAGCTGCGCGGCCGCCGCGGCCGTACAGGCTTATGGCGGCGAGGAGTTGAGGTCCGAGCTGCCGGCGCGGGCGGGGCGGGGTGAGGTGGTCCTGACCGTCGCCGCCGCCGGCCGTACCGGGCACGACCCGGCCGAACTCGCCGTCACCGCACGCCAGGAGGGCGACCACTGGACGCTGGACGGGCTGCAGACGGCGGTGCCCTGGGCATACAACGCGGACTTCATCCTCGTACCGGCCCGGACGGACGCCGACCGGACCGTCCTCGCGGTGGTGCCCCGGCTCCACGAGGGGGTCGTGCTCGCCGAGCAGTTCTCCACGAACGGGGAGCGGCTGGCCGAACTGCGCCTGGACTCCGCGCGGATCGCGGCCCGCGATGTCATCGACGCCGACGGCGCCTGGGAGTGGCTGCGCGATCTCCTGACCACCGGGACCTGCGCGCTGGCCCTCGGGCTCGGCTCCCAGGTACTGCGGATGACCAGTGAATACACGGGCAAGCGCGAGCAGTTCGGCTTCCCGGTGGCCACGTTCCAGGCGGTCGCCGTGCAGGCCGCCGACCGCTATATCGACCTGCGCGCGATGGAGGCCACGCTGTGGCAGGCCGCATGGCGGATCGCGTCGGGGGCGCCGGGGGCACTGCCTGCTGCCGGGGACGTGGCCGTCGCGAAGATCTGGGCGGGGGACGGCGTACGGCGCATCGTGCAGACCGCGCAGCATCTGCACGGCGGTTTCGGTGCCGACACCGACTATCCGCTGCACCGGTATCACGCCTGGGCCAAGCACCTGGAGCTGTCGCTCGGCCCGGCGGCGGCACACGAGGAGGCACTGGGCGATCTGCTGGCGGCGCATCCGCTGGGCTGACACGCCGACACGGCCGCCCGAGCCGCAAAGCCCCGGCGACCGCCGACGGTGCCGCACAGCCATGGCGGCCACAGCCCGAGCGCAGAGCCCTGGCGAGGGCAGCCCGGGCAGCGATACCAGGACGACCGCCGCGCCCGCGTCACGGAGCCCGAAGGCCCGCGCCCACGTCACGGAGCCTGAGGGCCCGGAACTCAGGGCCGGGAGCCCGAAGGCCAGGAACCCGAAGGCCAGGAACCCGAGGGCCCGCAGCCCCAGCGCCCGTTCCTGCAGGCCAGCCCCTAGAGGACGTACCCAGGCTGTCCCTGGTCCGTCACGACCGGTCGGCCCGTGTGGGCCCACATCTCCATGCCGCCGTCGACGTTCACGGCGTCGATGCCCTGCTGGACGAGGTACATCGTGACCTGGGCCGAACGCCCGCCGGAACGGCAGATCACATGGACCCTGCCGTCCTGCGGCGCCGCCTCGGTCACCTCGCCGTACCGGGCCACGAACTCGCTGATGGGGACGTGCAGTGCCCCTTCGGCGTGACCCGCCTGCCACTCGTCGTCCTCGCGGACGTCCAGCAGGAAGTCGCCGTCCTTGAGGTCTGAGACCTCGACCGTGGGCACACCAGCTCCGAAACTCATGCCCCCGACGCTACCGGACCGCCCGCACGGCCCGACGCGGCTACCGCAGCAGCTCCACCAGCTTCGCCTCGCGCTCGGCGACCTGGGCCAGCAGCTGCTCGGCGACCTCCTCCAGAAGGCGGTCGGGGTCGTCCGGGGCGATCCGGAGCATGGCGCCGATCGCGCTCTCCTCCAGTTCGCGGGCGACGACCGCGATCAGTTCCTTGCGCTGGGCGAGCCATTCGAGGCGGGCGTAGAGCTCCTCGGCGGGGCTCGCCTGCCGCTCCTCGGGGACCGGCCCGGCGGCCCACTCCGCGGCCAGCTCCCGCAGCAGCGCCTCGTCGCCACGGCCGTAGGCGGCGTTGACCCGCGTGATGAACTCCTCACGCCGTTTGCGCTCGCCCTCCTCCTGCGCCAGGTCGGGGTGGGCCTTGCGGGCCAGCTCGCGGTAGAGCTTGCGGGCCTCGTCGCTGGGGCGCACCCGCTGCGGGGGCCGTACCGGCTGCTCGGTGAGCATCGCGGTGGCCTCCGGGGACAGCCCGTCCCCGTCCATCCAGCCGTGGAACAGCTCCTCGACGCCCGGCATCGGCATGACGCGCGCCCGTGCCTCGTCCGCCTTGCGCACGTCCTCGGGGTCGCCGGTGCGGGCGGCCACGGCCTCGGCGATCTGTGCGTCCAGTTCGTCGAGCCGGGCGTACATCGGGCCGAGCCTCTGATGGTGCAGCCGCGAGAAGTTCTCCACCTCCACCCGGAAGGTCTCCACCGCGATCTCATACTCGATGAGCGCCTGTTCAGCAGCGCGCACGGCCCGCTCCAGCCGCTCCTCGGGGCGGGGAGCGGCATCTTCGGACGCGGCACCAGTGTCTTCGGACGCGGCACCGGCGTCTTCGAGCCCGGCCGCACTGTCCTCGGCCCCGGGCAGGCCGTCGTCCGGCGTCACGCCCGCCTCTCCGGCGACGCCACCCTGCTCAGCTTCCGACCTCGTCACGCGACCAGCGTAGGCCACGCCTCGACCGACCCCGACGGCCTCAGCGCTCCGCTGGATATGCGGTTCGTTCGCCGCGGGATGGTGGGGGCTGGTCGCTCCCCCACTCTCGGCTTCGCTCGAGCGGGGCCCCCATCGCGGCGGAGCCGCATATCGACACAGCCCCGCGCCCCTTGCGGGGCGCGGTCACACCCCTGTCTCCGCCTTGAGCCGCCCCGCCCGCACCGCCGCCACCAGCTCCGCGTGGTCCGCCTCCGTGCGGTCGGCGTAGGCCACCGCGAACGTCGCCATCGCCTCGTCCAGTTCCTCGTTCTTGCCGCAGTAGCCGGAGATGAGGCGGGGGTCGGCGCTGTGGGAGTGGGCGCGGGCCAGGAGGGCGCCGGTCATACGGGCGTAGTCGTCTATCTGGTCGGTGGAGAGGGCGGCGGGGTCGACGCTGCCCTTGCGGTTGCGGAACTGGCGTACCTGGAAGGGGCGGCCCTCGACCGTCGTCCAGCCCAGCAGGATGTCGCTGACGACCTGCATCCGCTTCTGGCCCAGCACCACACGGCGGCCCTCGTGGTCCACCTGGGGCGCCTCGAACCCCGCCGTCACCAGGTGCGGAACCAGCACCGAGGCCCTGGCCTCCTTCACCTGCAGCACCAGCGGCTCGCCCCGGTGGTCCAGCAGCAGGACGACGTACGACCGCGTGCCCACGCTGCCCGTGCCGACCACCCGGAAGGCCACGTCGTGCACCGTGTGCCGGGCCAGCAGGGGGAGGCGGTCCTCGGAGAGCGTCGTCACATACTCCTCCAAGGACACCGCCACGGCTGCCGCCTCCGCGTCCGGCACCTGCCGCAGCACCGGAGGGGCGTCGACGAACCGCCGTCCGCCGTCCTCGGTCGGCACCGTCGACCGCTCCGCGAAGCGCCCGCTGGTGTTGGCACGTGCCTTCTCGGAGACCCGCTCCAGCGTGCCGAGCAGGTCATGGGCGTCGGTGTGGGAGACGAGTTCCTCGTCCGCGATGGCGTTCCACGCGTCCAGGACCGGGAGCTTGGCCAGCAGCCGCATGGTGCGGCGGTAGGAGCCCACCGTGTCGTGCGCCGCCTTGCGGCAGGTGTCCTCGTCGGCGCCCGCCTCCCGGGCCGCGAGCACCAGCGAGGCGGCGAGCCGCTTGAGGTCCCACTCCCAGGGGCCGTGGACGGTTTCGTCGAAGTCGTTCAGATCGATGACCAGGCGGCCGCTCGCGTCGCCGTAGAGCCCGAAGTTGGCCGCGTGGGCGTCGCCGCAGATCTGGGCGCGGATCCGGGTCATGGGGGTGCGGGCCAGGTCGTAGGCCATCAGGCCCGCGGAGCCGCGCAGGAAGGCGAAGGGGGTCGCCGCCATGCGGCCGATCCGCAGCGGCGTGAGTTCGGGAAGCCGGCCGCGGCTGGACTCCTCGACCGCGCTCACCGCGTCGGGGCGGGAGCCGTCCAGGTCGAGCGCGGCGTGTGTGCTCCGCGGAACCAGCCTGCGCAGCGCCTTGCCCTCTTCCTTCGGCGACTGAGTCCCCGCGGCGGACCACTGGCCGAAACCCCGCACGCGCGGCAGCCGGCGCACCGCCCCGGCCTCCACGGCAGCCCCCTGGACCGCCTCAGCCATACCCGCATCCACCTGGGTCACAACGACCGCCTCCCCCGCACGCGCACGAACATCAACTCGTGCCGACCGTACAACCGGCAGCCAGAACGCGTCAGACCCTGTGGACAACTCCACAGCTGTGGAAAACCCGTCATCCGCGCCCGGGGCTAACAGCCGCCGCCCCGCTCGCCCTCCGGCAGATGCTTCTCCGCCCACTCGCCGAGCTCCCGCAGGGCGGGCCCCAGCGCCGCTCCTGCCTCCGTCAGGCGGTACGACACCCGCAGCGGCGGGCCCTCGTCGACCTCGCGCACCAGGAGTCCCGCGGCGCCGAGTTCGGTGAGCCGGTCGGAGAGCATGCGCTCGCTGATCCCGGGGACGGCCCGGCGCAGATCGGCGAAGTGCGTGGGCTGTTCCACCAGCACGGACACGATCGGGCCGGTCCAGCGCTTGCCGAGCAGCTGGAAGACACGGCTGATGCCGCCGTCCACCTGCTTGCACATCGATTCGTCGTGAATCCGCTCACCCGCCATGGGTTCAGGGTACTGCCCCGACGTACGGGGATGAAAAAAAGTAAGTACCTGTGTTATCCATAGTTGAGTACGAAAACTTAGCCCGCCGTTCCCGTGCGGGCACCGCTCTCCTTGGAGACCCCATGGCCACGCTGCTCCACATCGACTCGTCCGTGTTCCCCAGCGGCGCCTCCGCGTCCCGCGCCGTCACGGACGCCTTCCGCACGACCTGGGAGGAACAGCACCCCGAGGGCACGGTGATCTACCGCGATCTCTCCGTGAGCCCCGTGCCGCACATCACCGCCGACGCCCACACCGCCGGCTTCGCCGACCCGGCCGCGCACAGCCCCGAGCAGGAAGCCGCGTTCGCGGAGCGCCTGCAGCTGATCGAGGAGCTGGAGCAGGCGGACGCCGTGCTGATCGGCGCCCCGATGTACAACTACGCGATCCCGTCCACCCTGAAGGCCTGGCTTGACCATGTGATCCTGATGGGCCGCACCTCGGCCACCGAGGACTCGAAGGTCAAGGGCACCCCGGTCACCGTGGTCGCCAGCCGCGGCGGCTCCTACGCTCCGGGCACCCCGCGCGCGGGTTCCGAGTATGTACAGAACTACCTGTCGGCGATCTTCGCCGACACCCTCGCCATGGACCTCGACTTCATCGTCCCGGAGCTCACCATGGCCCCGCACAACCCGGCGATGGCCGAGCTGGTCCCCCTCTTCGAGGCCTCCCGCGAACGCGCCCTCGAAGACGCCGCCGCCAAGGCCAAGAGGCTGGCGCAGCGCTTCGCCGCGTAACAGCCTTCGAGGGCGTCCACAGGGTGAGTCCGCGGTGTGATTGTCCTCTCACCCGCGGCCCCTCGTCCCGCCCGTCCGGGGAACGCAAAAGCCCCGCAGGTCCGAGACCTGCGGGGCTTTTGTCTGATGTGCGCGAGGGGGGAGTTGAACCCCCACGCCCTTGCGGGCAC contains:
- a CDS encoding DUF2252 domain-containing protein, with the protein product MAEAVQGAAVEAGAVRRLPRVRGFGQWSAAGTQSPKEEGKALRRLVPRSTHAALDLDGSRPDAVSAVEESSRGRLPELTPLRIGRMAATPFAFLRGSAGLMAYDLARTPMTRIRAQICGDAHAANFGLYGDASGRLVIDLNDFDETVHGPWEWDLKRLAASLVLAAREAGADEDTCRKAAHDTVGSYRRTMRLLAKLPVLDAWNAIADEELVSHTDAHDLLGTLERVSEKARANTSGRFAERSTVPTEDGGRRFVDAPPVLRQVPDAEAAAVAVSLEEYVTTLSEDRLPLLARHTVHDVAFRVVGTGSVGTRSYVVLLLDHRGEPLVLQVKEARASVLVPHLVTAGFEAPQVDHEGRRVVLGQKRMQVVSDILLGWTTVEGRPFQVRQFRNRKGSVDPAALSTDQIDDYARMTGALLARAHSHSADPRLISGYCGKNEELDEAMATFAVAYADRTEADHAELVAAVRAGRLKAETGV
- the paaC gene encoding 1,2-phenylacetyl-CoA epoxidase subunit PaaC, coding for MTVAVPTTAALALGDDALVLSHRLGEWAGHAPVLEEEVALANIALDLLGQARVLLSMVGDEDELAYLREERAFRNLQLVEQPNGDFAHTIVRQLYFSTYQHLLYARLATADGPFAPLAAKAVKEVAYHRDHAEQWTLRLGDGTEVSHERTQRACEALWRFTGEMFRPVEGLDVDAEELQAAWLKSVSSILDRATLIVPEGPRSGAWTAGAGRQGLHTEPFGRMLAEMQHLHRSHPGASW
- a CDS encoding 2Fe-2S iron-sulfur cluster-binding protein: MARFHTLPVAAVDRLTDDSVTLTLTVPPELQEEYRHSPGQHLALRRRADGTEIRRTYSICSPAPGPEGPRTLRVGVRLVEGGAFSTYALKEINVGDELEVMTPAGRFTLEPAPGLYAAIVGGSGITPVLSIVSTLLAREPAARFCLIRSDRTSASTMFLEDVADLKDRYPERLQLVTVLSREEQQAGLPSGRLDQDRLTGLLPALLPVDDVAGWFLCGPYGLVQGAERALRGLGVARSRIHEEIFHVDPLTTLATQVPAPAHSAVTARLDGRGGTWPVQDGESLLETVLRNRPDAPYACKGGVCGTCRAFLVSGEVRMDRNFALEPEETESGYVLACQSHPVTEKVELDFDR
- the paaD gene encoding 1,2-phenylacetyl-CoA epoxidase subunit PaaD encodes the protein MVTLTALEAELLEVAGAVPDPELPVLTLQELGVLRAVHVRGTDSVEVELTPTYTGCPAIEAMSLDIERALHEHGIGQVSVRTVLSPAWSTDDISAEGRRKLREFGIAPPRVREASEPVLIELGPTRTTDPVLCPHCGSADTELLSRFSSTACKALRRCLSCREPFDHFKEL
- a CDS encoding acyl-CoA dehydrogenase family protein; this encodes MDFTFTEEQQAAAEAARGVFGGVAPDAVPSPALTLGAVADDFDRELWARLADADLLSLLLAPEYGGAGLDAVALCLVLRESAKVLARVPLLESCAAAAAVQAYGGEELRSELPARAGRGEVVLTVAAAGRTGHDPAELAVTARQEGDHWTLDGLQTAVPWAYNADFILVPARTDADRTVLAVVPRLHEGVVLAEQFSTNGERLAELRLDSARIAARDVIDADGAWEWLRDLLTTGTCALALGLGSQVLRMTSEYTGKREQFGFPVATFQAVAVQAADRYIDLRAMEATLWQAAWRIASGAPGALPAAGDVAVAKIWAGDGVRRIVQTAQHLHGGFGADTDYPLHRYHAWAKHLELSLGPAAAHEEALGDLLAAHPLG
- a CDS encoding winged helix-turn-helix transcriptional regulator, with product MAGERIHDESMCKQVDGGISRVFQLLGKRWTGPIVSVLVEQPTHFADLRRAVPGISERMLSDRLTELGAAGLLVREVDEGPPLRVSYRLTEAGAALGPALRELGEWAEKHLPEGERGGGC
- a CDS encoding rhodanese-like domain-containing protein, which encodes MPTVEVSDLKDGDFLLDVREDDEWQAGHAEGALHVPISEFVARYGEVTEAAPQDGRVHVICRSGGRSAQVTMYLVQQGIDAVNVDGGMEMWAHTGRPVVTDQGQPGYVL
- a CDS encoding FMN-dependent NADH-azoreductase, whose translation is MATLLHIDSSVFPSGASASRAVTDAFRTTWEEQHPEGTVIYRDLSVSPVPHITADAHTAGFADPAAHSPEQEAAFAERLQLIEELEQADAVLIGAPMYNYAIPSTLKAWLDHVILMGRTSATEDSKVKGTPVTVVASRGGSYAPGTPRAGSEYVQNYLSAIFADTLAMDLDFIVPELTMAPHNPAMAELVPLFEASRERALEDAAAKAKRLAQRFAA